In one Prochlorococcus marinus XMU1404 genomic region, the following are encoded:
- a CDS encoding precorrin-8X methylmutase, translating to MVIDHPIFLESIRFIRSHLGANDLNHLEKKVLERLVHTSGDFSVQNLINFSEGACEKGLQALKNGAPILTDTDMAAAAIKSMAENTTRNRVFTARMWFGKNNHTKLTKTAYGLSEGWKELSATNTGSKSPIVVIGSSPTALTYLIDILETSKDFPSLIIGMPVGFIGVEKSKNKLISTDFPRIVLSSTRGGAAMAAAAVNALLRETI from the coding sequence ATGGTAATAGATCATCCAATTTTTTTGGAAAGCATTAGATTCATAAGATCTCATTTAGGAGCCAATGATCTAAATCATTTGGAAAAAAAAGTTTTAGAGAGATTAGTCCATACTTCAGGAGATTTTTCAGTTCAAAATCTCATAAATTTTAGTGAAGGTGCTTGCGAAAAGGGGCTTCAGGCACTTAAAAATGGTGCTCCGATTTTAACTGATACCGATATGGCAGCAGCAGCTATAAAATCAATGGCAGAAAATACAACTAGGAATAGAGTATTTACGGCTAGAATGTGGTTTGGAAAAAATAATCATACAAAATTAACTAAAACAGCATATGGCTTAAGTGAAGGTTGGAAGGAGTTATCCGCTACAAATACTGGAAGTAAATCACCTATTGTAGTTATTGGCAGTTCGCCTACAGCCTTAACTTATTTAATTGATATTTTAGAGACTTCAAAAGATTTTCCAAGTTTAATTATCGGAATGCCAGTTGGATTTATTGGAGTAGAGAAAAGCAAAAACAAACTGATTTCTACTGATTTTCCTAGAATTGTTTTGAGTTCAACTAGAGGAGGTGCTGCCATGGCAGCTGCTGCCGTTAACGCCTTGTTGAGGGAAACTATTTAA
- the holA gene encoding DNA polymerase III subunit delta, with amino-acid sequence MPIQILWGNDLNAQNTFIQKLIDKEVSKEWKEINVTNLNGDDDEQVHKAFDEVLTPPFGDGYRIVTLKNNPIFTAKNEDLRTKFEKIHDNIPQNTYFILQNTKKPDSRLKSTKFLQKLIKNNLAKEKSFPLPEIWDYEGQKRFLEDAANEMNIKIDKNAAELIIDSVGNDSFKLINELAKAKTYLSAISSDSNSQLFLKSIDVKKIFSDHQSNIFKIIDLLLKKNINESLIEINYSLQKGEPALRLNAGLISQIRIHTIIKLAINSENDNAEKICNLAGISNPRRIFFIRKKVKNVSQKYLINLMSNLLDIESLLKQGNNPINVFTENLINLS; translated from the coding sequence ATGCCAATACAAATATTATGGGGTAATGATCTAAATGCTCAAAATACATTTATTCAAAAATTAATTGACAAGGAAGTATCCAAAGAATGGAAAGAAATAAACGTAACTAATTTAAATGGAGATGATGATGAGCAAGTCCACAAAGCTTTTGATGAAGTTCTTACACCTCCTTTTGGAGATGGATACAGAATAGTTACATTGAAAAATAATCCAATTTTTACTGCAAAAAATGAGGATCTAAGAACTAAATTTGAAAAAATCCATGACAATATACCTCAAAATACTTATTTCATTTTACAAAATACAAAAAAACCAGACTCAAGACTAAAGAGTACTAAATTTTTACAAAAACTCATCAAAAATAATCTAGCCAAAGAAAAATCATTTCCTTTACCTGAAATCTGGGACTATGAGGGACAAAAAAGATTTTTAGAAGATGCAGCAAATGAGATGAATATCAAAATTGATAAAAATGCAGCTGAATTAATTATTGATTCTGTTGGGAATGATAGCTTTAAACTAATAAATGAATTAGCCAAAGCAAAAACATACCTTTCTGCAATATCAAGTGATTCGAATTCACAACTTTTTCTTAAAAGTATTGATGTAAAAAAAATCTTTAGTGATCATCAATCCAATATTTTCAAAATTATTGATCTTCTCTTAAAAAAAAATATTAATGAAAGCCTAATTGAAATAAATTATTCCTTACAGAAAGGAGAACCCGCTTTAAGACTAAATGCAGGTTTAATTAGTCAAATAAGAATTCATACCATTATAAAATTAGCAATTAATTCAGAAAACGATAATGCAGAAAAGATTTGTAATCTTGCAGGCATTTCTAATCCAAGAAGAATTTTTTTTATTCGAAAAAAAGTCAAAAATGTATCGCAAAAATATTTAATTAATTTAATGAGTAACTTATTAGATATTGAATCATTACTAAAACAAGGTAATAATCCTATAAATGTTTTTACAGAGAATTTAATTAATTTAAGTTAA